In Luteitalea sp. TBR-22, one genomic interval encodes:
- a CDS encoding glycosyltransferase family 2 protein — translation MTIVWLVVLVACVAVLGYVLVGYPLLLRAIVGVRGPRPVARAPITPPVSLIISAFNEADVIAAKIENALALDYPAGLLQIVVISDASDDGTDEIVASFADRGVVLRRQAERRGKTAGLNATVPSVSGDIVVFSDANAMYQPDAIRMLVRNFADPAVGCVTGEARYQGDVDGAADEGEGAYWNYEIQLKRLETAVGSSVGGDGAIYAIRKPLWQTLPDDGINDFLNPLQIVAAGWRGIYEPDAICYEETAGDTSKEYRRRVRIISRSWRAVWLAADVLKPWKVGFFAVSIVSHKILRWFSGLFLLGIGLSAIALLLPLVVAAAPWVWAVMALTVLIVMAVPESRRLLQVAWYFGVLNLASVVGLVKGSFGKVSGVWSTPRQASAGPRGSSGVVDLWTGSALLASVLLLAWIGVEFEDHPRLVRVVFWSSLALSFYLFAGYPLVIAVARVFRHRPVVKEPLATLPSVCLLIAAHDEEDVIAGKLENSLALDYPRERLRIVVASDGSRDRTNAIARRFADRGVELLPFPQRRGKIASIGAAMEGIDEEIVVLTDANAFLRPDAVNALVRNFANPNVGAVSGDVILTGERAALAQPEDLYYTYERWLQRVESELGSMVGVDGALYAVRRDLFVTPPADTVLDDMAVPMAVIRAGRRVVFEPGAIAFEHGSRSAWEEFSRKTRIVAGAVQFLQRGRTQIPWRAPQVVFSLLSHKVLRWLSPVLGAIFFVSCYALRDEGLAYAFIWWGAVVAMGVGLLGSFQSLRRLLPIGVCYYFGMVHVAAATGMLRGLIGGQAVAWRRFPRTPVSPV, via the coding sequence ATGACCATCGTCTGGCTCGTCGTCCTGGTGGCCTGTGTCGCCGTCCTCGGGTACGTCCTGGTGGGCTACCCGCTGCTGCTGCGTGCGATCGTCGGCGTGCGGGGGCCGCGACCCGTGGCCAGGGCGCCGATCACGCCACCGGTCAGCCTGATCATCTCGGCCTTCAACGAGGCAGATGTCATCGCCGCGAAGATCGAGAACGCGCTGGCGCTGGACTACCCCGCCGGCCTGTTGCAGATCGTGGTCATCTCCGACGCGTCCGACGACGGCACCGACGAGATCGTGGCCAGCTTCGCCGATCGCGGCGTCGTCCTGCGGCGGCAGGCGGAGCGGCGCGGCAAGACCGCAGGCCTCAATGCCACCGTGCCGTCGGTGTCGGGCGACATCGTCGTCTTCTCCGACGCCAACGCGATGTACCAGCCCGATGCGATACGCATGCTGGTGCGCAATTTCGCCGATCCCGCGGTGGGCTGCGTGACCGGCGAGGCGCGCTACCAGGGCGATGTCGACGGGGCCGCCGACGAGGGCGAGGGCGCCTACTGGAACTACGAGATCCAGTTGAAGCGCCTCGAGACGGCGGTCGGCTCGAGCGTCGGCGGCGACGGCGCCATCTACGCCATCCGGAAGCCGCTCTGGCAGACGCTGCCCGACGACGGCATCAACGACTTCCTCAATCCGCTGCAGATTGTCGCGGCCGGGTGGCGCGGCATCTACGAGCCCGACGCCATCTGCTACGAGGAGACCGCCGGCGACACGAGCAAGGAGTACCGCCGCCGCGTCCGTATCATCAGCCGGAGTTGGCGGGCGGTCTGGCTCGCCGCCGACGTGCTGAAGCCATGGAAGGTCGGCTTCTTCGCCGTTTCGATCGTCTCGCACAAGATCCTGCGGTGGTTCTCCGGCCTGTTCCTGCTCGGCATCGGCTTGTCCGCGATCGCCCTGCTCCTGCCGCTGGTCGTGGCCGCCGCCCCCTGGGTCTGGGCAGTGATGGCCCTCACCGTGCTGATCGTCATGGCGGTGCCCGAGAGCCGTCGCCTGTTGCAGGTGGCGTGGTACTTCGGCGTCCTGAACCTGGCGTCGGTCGTCGGCCTGGTCAAGGGGTCGTTCGGGAAGGTGTCGGGGGTGTGGAGCACGCCGCGACAGGCGTCCGCCGGCCCCCGAGGCAGCAGCGGCGTGGTCGATCTCTGGACCGGAAGTGCACTGCTGGCCTCGGTGCTGTTGCTGGCGTGGATCGGGGTGGAGTTCGAGGACCACCCGCGCCTGGTACGCGTCGTCTTCTGGAGTTCGCTCGCCCTCAGCTTCTACCTGTTTGCCGGGTACCCACTGGTGATCGCCGTGGCCCGCGTGTTCCGCCACCGCCCCGTCGTGAAGGAACCGCTGGCTACCCTGCCCTCCGTCTGCCTGCTCATCGCGGCTCACGACGAGGAGGACGTGATCGCCGGCAAGCTCGAGAACAGCCTCGCGCTCGATTACCCGCGCGAGCGCCTGCGCATCGTCGTCGCCTCCGACGGGTCACGCGATCGGACGAACGCGATCGCCCGTCGCTTCGCCGACCGCGGTGTCGAGTTGCTCCCCTTCCCCCAGCGCCGGGGCAAGATCGCGTCGATCGGCGCGGCCATGGAAGGCATCGACGAGGAGATCGTCGTCCTGACCGATGCCAACGCGTTCCTGCGCCCGGACGCCGTGAACGCCCTGGTGCGGAACTTCGCCAACCCGAACGTCGGCGCCGTCAGCGGCGACGTGATCCTGACCGGCGAGCGCGCGGCGCTGGCGCAACCGGAGGACCTCTACTACACGTACGAGCGTTGGTTGCAGCGGGTGGAGTCGGAACTCGGGTCGATGGTCGGCGTCGATGGCGCCCTCTACGCCGTGCGGCGCGATCTGTTCGTGACGCCGCCCGCCGACACGGTGCTCGACGACATGGCGGTGCCGATGGCCGTCATCCGCGCCGGGCGTCGCGTCGTGTTCGAGCCCGGCGCGATCGCCTTCGAGCACGGCTCGCGGTCGGCCTGGGAGGAATTCTCGCGCAAGACGCGCATCGTCGCCGGTGCGGTGCAGTTCCTGCAGCGCGGCCGCACCCAGATTCCCTGGCGGGCGCCGCAGGTCGTGTTCTCGTTGCTCTCGCACAAGGTGCTGCGCTGGCTGTCGCCGGTGCTGGGCGCCATCTTCTTCGTGTCGTGCTACGCGCTCCGCGACGAGGGACTCGCTTACGCATTCATCTGGTGGGGCGCGGTGGTCGCGATGGGCGTCGGCCTGCTCGGGTCCTTCCAGTCACTGCGCCGCCTGCTCCCGATCGGCGTTTGCTACTATTTCGGCATGGTCCACGTGGCCGCCGCGACCGGCATGCTGCGCGGCCTGATCGGCGGGCAGGCGGTGGCCTGGCGGCGGTTCCCGCGGACGCCGGTCAGCCCCGTATGA
- a CDS encoding ExeA family protein: MYEQFFGLRERPFDLTPNPRYLFLTSRYREALGNLVYGLAGRKGLTVLTGEAGTGKTTLLTVALAQWREAGHLVATLRNPTMDRAEFLQFLAQEFSLSPEAAASKTVMLKEFEGLLRQRHEAGLLTALVIDEAHSLPTELLEEIRLLANIETPDTKLLPLILLGQPELADRLNDPSLRQLKQRVALRCSLVPLDLRETAAYLAKRIQLAGGDSLNLFTREAVGAIHHGSGGIPRLINVIADNALVNGFAAGVRPVGQDIIRDVCVDFDLPVQAAAPVVAVPTPATVGAPAEPAPTPPVASTAPVTPAPVRIAAAETPSRPPGILSDARVIPIGTAAAEHDTPSAEATSWLSRLLRPFSFFSFRGRS; the protein is encoded by the coding sequence ATGTACGAGCAGTTCTTCGGGCTGCGTGAGCGCCCATTCGACCTCACGCCGAACCCTCGCTACCTGTTCCTCACGAGCCGCTACAGGGAAGCCCTCGGCAACCTGGTGTATGGATTGGCCGGTCGGAAGGGGCTGACGGTCCTCACGGGCGAAGCGGGCACGGGCAAGACGACGCTGCTGACCGTGGCGCTCGCGCAGTGGCGCGAAGCCGGCCACCTCGTGGCGACGTTGCGCAACCCGACCATGGATCGGGCGGAGTTCCTGCAGTTCCTCGCGCAGGAATTCAGCCTGAGCCCCGAAGCCGCCGCGTCGAAGACCGTGATGCTGAAGGAGTTCGAGGGCCTTCTCCGGCAGCGCCATGAGGCCGGCCTGCTGACGGCCCTGGTCATCGATGAGGCCCACAGCCTGCCGACAGAGTTGCTGGAGGAGATCCGGCTTCTGGCCAACATCGAGACCCCGGACACCAAGCTCCTTCCGCTGATCCTCCTCGGGCAACCGGAGTTGGCCGACCGGCTCAACGACCCGAGCCTTCGCCAGTTGAAGCAGCGCGTCGCCTTGCGGTGCTCGCTCGTGCCCCTCGATCTGCGTGAGACCGCCGCCTACCTGGCCAAGCGCATTCAACTGGCCGGCGGTGACAGCCTCAACCTGTTCACGCGGGAAGCGGTGGGCGCCATCCACCACGGATCGGGCGGCATCCCCCGCCTCATCAACGTGATCGCGGACAACGCCCTCGTCAACGGCTTCGCGGCCGGGGTGCGCCCCGTCGGGCAGGACATCATCCGGGACGTGTGCGTCGACTTCGACCTCCCCGTGCAGGCAGCCGCGCCAGTCGTGGCGGTGCCGACGCCGGCCACGGTGGGCGCGCCCGCGGAGCCGGCGCCCACGCCGCCCGTAGCGAGCACTGCTCCGGTCACGCCCGCACCGGTGCGTATAGCGGCCGCCGAGACGCCCTCGCGCCCGCCCGGCATCCTGTCGGACGCGCGAGTGATCCCGATCGGGACGGCGGCGGCCGAGCACGACACCCCAAGCGCTGAAGCGACCTCATGGCTCTCGAGGTTGCTCCGGCCCTTCTCGTTCTTCAGCTTCAGAGGCCGATCATGA
- a CDS encoding polysaccharide deacetylase family protein, with the protein MSSALSRVRRALAPAAKTLLLRTGGFRALRSLSPSRGVAILRYHAVCGPEGYAYADPGICVSPEAFDAHIAYLSAQYAVLPLPEAVARIREKRPLPPNAVAITFDDGYADNLGAARTLHKYGVVGTFYLTADCLADGQPFWPTEIKTLVDRLPGPSVTVRTPRELTLPLVTSDDRYRAIKAFTKLCKGNLIPVREQLRTELRELAGMTAAPTPTMLTWEQVREMVRLGMDMGGHTLTHANLPSAGPEAAWQEIDGCRRALRERLGVEVTQFSYPNGGAELYHTEQLHRMVERAGFTGAATSSNGFATLASDPYAMERVEIEERLEDLVFALEVERFAFRPAPRAAAPQT; encoded by the coding sequence ATGAGTTCAGCCCTTTCCCGCGTGCGGCGGGCCCTCGCGCCGGCCGCCAAGACCCTCCTGCTCAGAACGGGAGGATTCCGCGCACTCCGGTCGCTGTCGCCCAGTCGCGGGGTCGCGATCCTGCGCTACCACGCCGTCTGCGGCCCCGAGGGGTACGCCTACGCCGACCCCGGCATCTGCGTGAGTCCGGAGGCCTTCGATGCGCACATCGCGTACCTGTCCGCGCAGTACGCGGTGCTGCCCCTTCCCGAAGCGGTCGCCCGCATCCGCGAGAAGCGGCCGCTGCCGCCCAACGCCGTCGCGATCACCTTCGATGACGGGTATGCCGACAACCTCGGCGCCGCCAGGACGCTGCACAAGTACGGCGTGGTCGGCACCTTCTACCTGACTGCCGATTGCCTCGCCGACGGACAACCCTTCTGGCCGACCGAGATCAAGACCCTCGTGGACCGGTTGCCCGGTCCCTCGGTCACGGTGCGCACGCCGCGTGAGCTGACCTTGCCGCTGGTCACCTCCGACGACCGCTACAGGGCCATCAAGGCATTCACGAAGCTGTGCAAGGGCAACCTGATTCCCGTGCGAGAGCAGCTTCGGACCGAACTCCGTGAACTGGCCGGGATGACGGCAGCGCCCACTCCCACCATGCTGACGTGGGAGCAGGTGCGGGAGATGGTGCGACTGGGCATGGACATGGGCGGACACACGCTCACGCACGCGAACCTGCCCAGTGCCGGCCCCGAGGCGGCGTGGCAGGAGATCGACGGGTGCCGTCGCGCGTTGCGCGAACGTCTGGGCGTGGAGGTCACACAGTTCTCCTACCCCAACGGCGGTGCCGAGCTGTACCACACCGAGCAGCTGCACCGGATGGTGGAGCGCGCCGGGTTCACTGGCGCGGCCACGTCGAGCAACGGGTTCGCCACGCTGGCCAGCGACCCCTACGCCATGGAACGTGTCGAGATCGAGGAGCGGCTCGAGGACCTGGTCTTCGCGCTCGAGGTCGAGCGATTCGCGTTCCGTCCCGCACCAAGGGCCGCGGCCCCGCAGACATGA
- a CDS encoding alginate lyase family protein: protein MSGAPDRLIGLGRRLSKLRAMSPTELTHRLRYKAVVTLERRAHARGRLAPDNRLAAALRRDLQGAGWESRLLQSRAASASRFLPSIGQRGAMRTLFESRYAAERDDMRQRAADTRAHRFSFFGETFEYGHDIAWQDDPVTRKAWPAAFHADVPVHGGNKGYGDVKHVWELSRQQYLVDLGRAVFLDDDRESLASLQFLVRSWMAGNPYGTGVHWSCALEPAFRAFSWIWSYALTWHALEDDFHLEWLCGLYDAARFIERHLEHYSSPYNHLVGEAAALYMLGATFPEFADAERWRATARAVLEGRLAEQFYADGGSVEQSTFYHHASVGDYLLAALTARAIGEEFSPTIWQAIERGIDFSAALVLPDGRIPEIGGADDGKPIRMEHLTLWDFRPYQAMGAVLFRRGDLKAIAGRFHEDALWLLGTDGLAQFDALPAALPARTSVALPHSGYYVLRSDWSATADYVCFDCGEQAAGMRPDGIPNSMHGHADCLSIIVSLRGQRVLIDSGFHAYNCGGAWEAHFRETAAHNTARIDGRDQALHLGKMAWSNSYRAFPEGWHASGREAWTVGAHDGYDRAPEGVTHRRAVWLRDAGYVIVCDEFLGQGEHDIEVNFQFAPGHALAAEGDNSVRFGDVAALHWASPVAWTSTLADGGDTGPDAGWIAPSLGVKQAAPRLTLRCRTAAARTVLLTVLVPGGAIDQPWTVHRDEDGLVVTRGTAMTDRIGASLSSREPRDAASLVEITPASGDRSIVVVSAPRGRVGPTHRSTEQR, encoded by the coding sequence ATGAGCGGCGCTCCTGACAGGCTGATCGGGCTGGGACGACGCCTGAGCAAGCTGCGCGCGATGTCGCCCACCGAACTCACCCACCGGCTGCGCTACAAGGCGGTGGTCACGCTCGAGCGGCGCGCGCACGCCCGCGGCAGGCTCGCGCCGGACAATCGACTCGCCGCCGCGCTGCGGCGCGATCTGCAAGGCGCTGGCTGGGAGTCGCGGCTGCTGCAGTCGCGGGCGGCGAGCGCGTCGCGATTCCTCCCCTCCATCGGCCAGCGTGGGGCGATGCGGACGTTGTTCGAGTCGCGCTACGCGGCCGAGCGTGACGACATGCGGCAGCGCGCCGCCGACACGCGTGCGCACCGCTTCTCGTTCTTCGGCGAGACGTTCGAGTACGGCCACGACATCGCCTGGCAGGACGACCCGGTGACGCGCAAGGCCTGGCCTGCCGCCTTCCACGCCGACGTGCCAGTGCACGGCGGCAACAAGGGCTACGGCGACGTCAAGCACGTCTGGGAACTGAGTCGACAGCAGTACCTGGTCGATCTCGGGCGCGCGGTCTTCCTCGATGACGACCGCGAGAGCCTGGCGTCGCTGCAGTTCCTGGTGCGGAGCTGGATGGCCGGCAACCCGTACGGGACCGGTGTCCACTGGTCCTGCGCCCTCGAGCCGGCGTTCCGGGCGTTCTCCTGGATCTGGTCGTACGCACTCACGTGGCACGCGCTCGAGGACGACTTCCACCTGGAGTGGCTGTGTGGCCTGTACGATGCCGCACGCTTCATCGAGCGACATCTCGAGCACTACTCGAGTCCGTACAACCATCTGGTCGGCGAGGCCGCCGCGCTCTACATGCTCGGTGCGACCTTCCCCGAATTCGCCGACGCGGAGCGCTGGCGCGCCACCGCACGCGCGGTCCTCGAAGGTCGCCTTGCCGAGCAGTTCTACGCCGACGGCGGCTCCGTCGAGCAGTCGACCTTCTATCACCACGCCAGCGTCGGTGACTACCTGCTGGCGGCACTGACGGCGCGCGCCATCGGCGAGGAATTCTCGCCGACCATCTGGCAGGCGATCGAACGCGGCATCGATTTCAGCGCGGCGCTCGTGCTACCCGACGGCCGCATCCCCGAGATCGGCGGCGCCGACGATGGCAAGCCGATCAGGATGGAGCACCTGACGCTCTGGGACTTCAGGCCCTACCAGGCGATGGGGGCCGTGCTGTTCCGTCGGGGCGACCTGAAGGCGATTGCCGGACGGTTCCACGAGGATGCGCTGTGGCTGCTCGGCACGGATGGCCTTGCGCAGTTCGACGCGCTGCCGGCCGCGTTGCCGGCGCGCACGTCGGTGGCGCTGCCGCACAGCGGCTACTACGTGCTGCGGAGCGACTGGTCGGCGACGGCCGACTACGTCTGCTTCGACTGCGGCGAGCAGGCTGCGGGCATGCGGCCCGATGGCATCCCGAACTCCATGCACGGCCACGCCGATTGCCTGTCGATCATCGTGAGCCTGCGGGGGCAGCGGGTCCTCATCGACTCGGGGTTCCACGCCTACAACTGCGGCGGCGCCTGGGAAGCGCACTTCCGGGAGACGGCCGCCCACAACACGGCGCGCATCGACGGACGCGACCAGGCGCTTCACCTGGGCAAGATGGCCTGGTCCAACAGCTACCGCGCCTTCCCGGAGGGCTGGCACGCCTCGGGACGCGAGGCGTGGACCGTCGGGGCGCACGATGGCTACGACCGGGCACCCGAGGGCGTCACCCATCGGCGGGCGGTCTGGTTGCGGGATGCCGGCTACGTGATCGTGTGTGACGAGTTCCTCGGGCAGGGCGAGCACGACATCGAGGTGAACTTCCAGTTCGCACCGGGACACGCGCTCGCTGCCGAGGGCGACAACTCGGTCCGCTTCGGCGACGTCGCCGCGCTGCACTGGGCCTCGCCGGTCGCCTGGACGTCCACGCTCGCCGACGGCGGCGACACCGGTCCGGACGCCGGGTGGATCGCGCCCAGCCTGGGCGTGAAGCAGGCCGCGCCGCGCCTGACCCTGCGGTGCCGCACGGCGGCGGCGCGCACCGTCCTGCTCACCGTGCTGGTGCCGGGCGGCGCGATCGACCAGCCGTGGACGGTCCACCGCGACGAAGATGGCCTGGTGGTGACTCGGGGCACGGCCATGACCGACCGCATCGGCGCTTCCCTTTCGAGTCGCGAGCCGCGCGATGCCGCATCCCTGGTGGAGATCACGCCCGCCAGTGGTGACCGCAGCATCGTGGTTGTCTCGGCGCCGCGCGGCCGGGTGGGTCCGACTCACCGTTCGACGGAGCAACGATGA
- a CDS encoding TIGR03013 family XrtA/PEP-CTERM system glycosyltransferase, which yields MAALLQRITWRNAVLILFESVLLVAALAVATSVRLGVDALQGPHAVQTLLKIGLVVGVCQVCLYYGELYDLRVVADRRELFVRVLQSLGAASLVLAALYYWFPALVIGRGVFLLAAAAVVSLVAGWRFAFEWVAGRVGPRERLLVVGTGAAALTLAAELRGRRRELGVKIIGFVDAEGIRPLGGEEKVIGSVDDIPAIVREHQVDRVVVSLADARGKLPMDKLLDMKLAGVVFDHLASVYEEYTGKIALENLRPSWLIFSEGFRKSALLTTAKRAADILAAVLGLVIAAPVMAIVAIAVRMTSHGPALYHQERVGQHGRTFTVHKFRSMRSDAEAATGAVWAQRNDSRVTPVGAFLRKTRLDEIPQLWNVLKGEMSLVGPRPERPEFVRMLTEQIPFYGQRHSVKPGVTGWAQVSYTYGASVEDAMEKLQYDLYYIKNLSMSLDLFVLFKTVQTVVLKRGQ from the coding sequence GTGGCCGCATTGCTCCAGCGGATCACCTGGCGAAACGCCGTCCTGATCCTGTTCGAAAGCGTGCTGCTGGTCGCGGCGCTCGCCGTGGCGACCTCGGTCCGTCTTGGCGTCGATGCCCTGCAGGGACCGCACGCCGTACAGACGCTGCTCAAGATCGGGTTGGTCGTCGGCGTGTGCCAGGTGTGCCTGTACTACGGCGAGCTGTACGACCTGCGCGTCGTCGCTGACCGGCGGGAACTGTTCGTCCGGGTACTCCAATCGCTCGGAGCCGCGTCGCTGGTCCTGGCAGCGCTCTATTACTGGTTCCCGGCTCTCGTCATCGGCCGCGGCGTCTTCCTGCTGGCGGCGGCCGCCGTGGTGAGTCTGGTCGCCGGCTGGCGCTTCGCCTTCGAGTGGGTCGCCGGCCGTGTCGGCCCGCGCGAGCGCCTGCTCGTCGTGGGCACCGGCGCGGCTGCGCTCACGCTGGCGGCGGAACTCCGCGGGCGACGCCGTGAACTGGGGGTGAAGATCATCGGCTTCGTCGACGCCGAAGGGATCCGCCCGCTCGGCGGCGAGGAGAAGGTGATCGGCAGCGTCGACGACATCCCCGCCATCGTCCGCGAGCACCAGGTGGACCGCGTCGTGGTGAGCCTGGCCGACGCGCGCGGCAAGCTGCCGATGGACAAGCTCCTCGACATGAAGCTGGCTGGCGTCGTGTTCGACCACCTGGCATCGGTGTACGAGGAGTACACGGGCAAGATCGCACTGGAGAACCTGCGACCGAGCTGGCTCATCTTCTCCGAAGGGTTCCGCAAGAGCGCCCTGTTGACGACGGCCAAGCGCGCGGCCGACATCCTGGCCGCGGTCCTGGGGCTGGTGATCGCCGCGCCGGTGATGGCAATCGTCGCCATTGCGGTGCGCATGACCTCCCACGGCCCCGCGCTCTATCACCAGGAACGGGTGGGCCAGCACGGGCGCACGTTCACGGTGCACAAGTTCCGCTCCATGCGCTCCGATGCCGAGGCCGCCACTGGCGCGGTGTGGGCGCAGCGCAACGACTCACGGGTCACCCCCGTGGGGGCCTTCCTCCGCAAGACGCGCCTCGACGAAATCCCGCAGTTGTGGAACGTGCTGAAGGGCGAGATGAGTCTCGTGGGCCCGCGCCCTGAGCGCCCGGAATTCGTGCGGATGCTCACCGAGCAGATCCCCTTCTACGGCCAGCGGCACAGCGTCAAGCCGGGCGTCACCGGTTGGGCGCAGGTGTCCTACACCTATGGCGCCTCGGTCGAGGACGCGATGGAGAAGCTGCAGTACGACCTCTACTACATCAAGAACCTGTCGATGAGCCTGGACCTGTTCGTGCTCTTCAAGACGGTGCAGACCGTCGTGCTCAAGCGCGGACAGTGA
- a CDS encoding CpsD/CapB family tyrosine-protein kinase, producing the protein MSVPAVAITAETAPARETAPDLSPGSGDRRVVPVGRLFKEKVVGGQLPAHVVEEYRRLGAFVHHLQTERGVRVVMVTSAVAGEGKTLTAANLGVVLSASYGRSVLLVDADLRRPSLHQVFNTVSLKGLGDILSGREAPPLVQVSPRLTLLTAGEPNADPLGGLTSDRMRQVLNEARDAFDFVIVDTPPVGLLTDANLLAAMVDVALLVVRAMSTPYDLVRRATEALGRHRIAGVVLNRAETSDLHQSDYYDDYYAESRSRRQA; encoded by the coding sequence ATGAGCGTGCCCGCCGTTGCGATCACGGCAGAGACGGCACCCGCTCGCGAGACCGCGCCTGATTTGTCGCCGGGCAGTGGCGACCGGCGCGTCGTGCCGGTCGGGCGGCTCTTCAAGGAAAAGGTGGTCGGGGGCCAGCTCCCCGCGCACGTGGTGGAGGAGTACCGCCGCCTCGGCGCCTTCGTCCATCACCTCCAGACCGAGCGAGGCGTCCGCGTCGTGATGGTCACCAGCGCGGTGGCCGGCGAAGGCAAGACGCTGACGGCGGCGAACCTCGGGGTCGTGCTGAGTGCGTCGTACGGCCGTTCGGTGCTCCTGGTGGATGCCGATCTTCGGCGTCCGTCCTTGCACCAGGTGTTCAACACCGTGTCGCTCAAGGGGCTCGGGGACATCCTCAGCGGGCGCGAAGCCCCGCCGCTCGTGCAGGTGAGCCCGCGCCTGACGCTGCTGACCGCCGGAGAACCCAACGCCGACCCACTGGGTGGCTTGACGTCGGATCGCATGCGCCAGGTGTTGAACGAGGCCCGCGACGCGTTCGACTTCGTGATTGTCGACACGCCCCCCGTCGGTCTGCTGACCGACGCCAACCTCCTGGCCGCCATGGTCGACGTGGCGCTGTTGGTGGTTCGCGCCATGTCGACGCCGTACGACCTCGTGAGGCGCGCCACCGAGGCGCTCGGGCGTCACCGGATTGCCGGCGTCGTCCTCAACCGCGCCGAGACCAGCGATCTGCACCAGTCCGACTACTACGACGACTACTACGCCGAGTCACGCTCGCGGCGTCAGGCCTGA
- a CDS encoding PHP domain-containing protein: MIDLHMHTTASDGRCTPEDLVQRCWDKGIRTMAVTDHDTMAGVAPTQRAAAARGMTCLPGIEITSVHGGKDVHMLAYFLPEDTPGLQPMLAAQRQQRVDRALEIASRLERLGAPVDKDAMIEAAAGSGKSLARPQIAQALITAGHVATVAEAFDRYLGEDSPAYVPHTGVSPAEVVALVLSGGGIPSMAHPGYRPKDEIIPGLVEAGLVGLECYHSSHDEAATAHYLAIAKRHGLLVTGGSDFHGPGTRREEFFGVVNLPQADLDALLSRAGR, from the coding sequence GTGATCGACCTGCACATGCACACCACGGCGTCCGACGGACGCTGCACCCCGGAAGACCTCGTCCAGCGCTGCTGGGACAAGGGCATCAGGACGATGGCAGTGACCGACCACGACACGATGGCCGGCGTGGCGCCGACCCAGCGCGCGGCCGCGGCCAGGGGCATGACCTGCCTGCCGGGCATCGAGATCACCTCGGTGCACGGTGGCAAGGACGTCCACATGCTGGCGTACTTCCTCCCCGAGGACACGCCGGGCCTGCAGCCGATGCTCGCCGCCCAGCGCCAGCAGCGCGTCGACCGCGCCCTCGAGATCGCGAGTCGCCTCGAACGACTCGGCGCCCCGGTGGACAAGGACGCGATGATCGAGGCCGCGGCTGGCAGCGGCAAGTCGCTGGCCCGTCCCCAGATCGCACAGGCCCTCATCACCGCCGGGCACGTGGCGACGGTGGCCGAGGCATTCGACCGTTACCTCGGCGAGGACAGCCCGGCCTACGTCCCGCACACGGGCGTCTCTCCCGCCGAAGTCGTCGCCCTCGTGCTGTCCGGTGGCGGCATTCCGTCGATGGCGCACCCCGGGTATCGGCCGAAGGACGAGATCATCCCGGGGCTCGTCGAGGCCGGTCTCGTCGGTCTCGAGTGCTATCACAGCTCTCACGACGAGGCGGCCACGGCCCATTACCTCGCCATCGCGAAGCGCCACGGCCTGCTCGTGACCGGCGGCTCCGACTTCCACGGCCCCGGTACGCGGCGCGAGGAGTTCTTCGGCGTGGTCAACCTCCCGCAGGCGGATCTGGACGCCCTGCTCTCACGTGCCGGGCGGTGA